In Dryobates pubescens isolate bDryPub1 chromosome 19, bDryPub1.pri, whole genome shotgun sequence, the following are encoded in one genomic region:
- the LOC104305625 gene encoding adhesion G-protein coupled receptor G1, with amino-acid sequence MKVLLLLLLSPLQGVGGSSQRREDFRFCGDRNQTQESFVVYEHGPATISIQNTAQALIIKRPFVPSRRNSSYKYLLPPALGRYRFCLYWFQANRTLRLAYGKQSFLLGVDLPSSIPQGKERQGAERTSTSIFNVSYISKGGKNTSLDSAAEYFFPASPESLPVWEEEVEQQLSTLDTLLARPPLPATAATEQQLLRRKLEELEEALAKVELEGQEQTFGKATVHATVLRVQPSGAPRPLAFASPREAGAEVHGFAVDLPGSLFVVLKEREEVEHRVLLVDINSQTMFQDANSSQVLGDRVVGISLVDRVVTNLSEPLLLTFFHEQLPRNVTPLCVFWQEGAAGSSGSWDSYGCTTRVRSSQTECSCNHLTYFAVLMVSSPEITSIHRDYLSIISYIGCLISALASICTILFLYFRSKQRDQVTSMHIHINLLGAIFLLDVSFLLSEHLASGSEATCRAGGLLLHFSLLSCLTWMGIEGYNLYRLVVEVFNAYHDHLLLKLCLVGWGLPFLCVALIFLSSWAHYGPFSIPIHQPSGAKATTATICWLTSPLLHKVVNLGLFSLVLLFNSAMLGAMLRELLRQSQRGHKLQHLLALLGLSTLLGIPWALIFFSFAAGAFRIASLYAFTIINSLQGFLIFLWYWTMVLQARRCPDSQSSSDSAKLQPHSSQS; translated from the exons ATGAaggtcctcctcctgctccttctctcccctctccaag gggtgggaggcagcagccagcgcCGAGAGGACTTTCGGTTCTGCGGCGACCGGAACCAGACCCAGGAGAGCTTCGTGGTCTACGAGCATGGCCCTGCCACCATCTCCATCCAGAACACAGCCCAGGCCCTCATCATCAAGAGGCCctttgtgcccagcaggaggaaCTCTTCCTACAAGtacctcctgccccctgccctgggcaggtaCCGCTTCTGCCTCTACTGGTTCCAGGCCAACCGGACCCTGCGGCTGGCGTACGGgaagcagagcttcctcctgggtgtggacctccccagcagcatcccccaagggaaggagaggcagggggCTGAGAGGACCAGCACCTCCATCTTCAACGTGTCCTACATCTCCAAGGGTGGGaagaacacctccctggacagtgcAGCTGAATACTTCTTCCCTG cctctccagagAGCCTGCCTgtgtgggaggaggaggtggagcagcagctgagcaccttGGACACCCTCCTTGCCCGgccccccctgccagccacGGCAGCCacggagcagcagctgcttcggCG CaaactggaggagctggaggaggccctggccaaggtggagctggaagggcaggagcagaccTTCGGGAAGGCCACGGTGCACGCCACCGTCCTGCGGGTGCAGCCCTCCGGGGCTCCCCGGCCCCTGGCGTTCGCCTCCCCCCGAgag gcaggggcagaggtgcaCGGCTTCGCGGTGGACCTGCCCGGCAGCCTCTTCGTGGTgctgaaggagagggaggaggtggagcacagggtgctgctggtggacaTCAACAGCCAGACCATGTTCCAG GATGCCAACAGCAGccaggtgctgggggacagggtGGTTGGCATCTCCCTGGTGGACAGGGTCGTGACCAACCTCTCCGAGCCGCTGCTCCTCACTTTCTTCCACGAGCAGCTGCCG AGGAACGTGACCCCGCTCTGCGTCTTCTGGCAGGAGGGCGCCGCgg gcagctctggcagctgggacagctATGGTTGCACCaccagggtgaggagcagccagacagagtgCAGCTGCAACCATCTCACCTACTTTGCTGTGCTGATG gtgTCCTCCCCAGAGATCACCTCCATCCACAGGGATTACCTGAGCATCATCAGCTACATTGGCTGCCTGATCTCAGCTTTGGCCTCCATCTGCACCATCCTCTTCCTCTACTTCAG gAGCAAGCAGCGGGACCAGGTCACCAGCATGCACATCCACATCAACCTGCTGGGGGCCATCTTCCTCCTGGAcgtctccttcctcctctctgagcACTTGGCCTCGGGCAGTGAggccacctgcagggctggggggctgctgctgcacttctccctgctcagctgcctcacCTGGATGGGCATTGAGGGCTACAACCTCTACAGGCTCGTGGTGGAGGTCTTCAACGCCTACCACGACCACCTCCTCCTCAAGCTCTGCCTGGTGGGCTGGG GGCTGCCCTTCCTCTGCGTGGCACTGATCTTCCtgagcagctgggcacactATGGCCCCTTCTCCATTCCCATCCACCAGCCCTCGGGTGCCAaggccaccactgccaccat ctgctggctcaccagccccctgctgcaCAAGGTGGTCAACCTGGGCCTCTtcagcctggtgctgctcttCAACTCGGCCATGCTGGGGGCCATGCTGCGGGAGCTGCTGCGCCAGAGCCAGAGGGGCcacaagctccagcacctcctggccctgctggggctcagcaccctgctgggCATCCCCTGGGCCTTGATCTTCTTCTCCTTCGCCGCCGGCGCCTTCCGCATCGCCTCCCTCTACGCCTTCACCATCatcaactccctgcagg gcttcctcatcttcctctgGTACTGGACcatggtgctgcaggccaggaggtgCCCTgactcccagagcagctccgacagtgccaagctgcagccccacagcagccagagctga